From the genome of Myxococcales bacterium, one region includes:
- a CDS encoding TerB family tellurite resistance protein — translation MKIETVTITRLRDALLASGRRPTMVLSPAYETLTREGLLSQEETMTLSRIDPLAETMFLMMSADGKIEESERDVVRGAIRGLSDNILRSGTINVMLENYQKRLEEQGRDQRLHEIAEEISAEPSEAEGAFALAAAVALADEEIADEENDLINQLADWFGISEERAGQILDQLEEDNPD, via the coding sequence ATGAAGATCGAGACCGTCACCATCACGCGCCTCCGAGATGCTCTCCTGGCCAGCGGACGCCGGCCGACGATGGTTCTCTCCCCCGCCTACGAGACCCTCACGCGCGAGGGGCTCTTGAGTCAGGAGGAGACGATGACCTTGTCGCGCATCGATCCACTGGCCGAGACCATGTTCTTGATGATGAGCGCCGACGGCAAGATCGAGGAAAGCGAGCGCGACGTCGTGCGCGGTGCCATTCGCGGCCTGAGCGACAACATCCTGCGCAGTGGCACCATCAACGTGATGCTCGAGAACTACCAGAAGCGGCTGGAAGAACAGGGACGCGACCAGCGGCTGCACGAGATCGCGGAGGAGATTTCGGCAGAGCCGAGCGAAGCCGAAGGTGCGTTTGCACTCGCAGCAGCCGTCGCGTTGGCGGACGAAGAGATCGCGGACGAAGAGAACGATTTGATCAATCAGCTCGCGGACTGGTTCGGAATTTCCGAGGAGCGCGCGGGCCAGATCCTGGATCAACTCGAAGAGGACAACCCAGACTGA
- a CDS encoding sulfatase-like hydrolase/transferase → MQRASDELSSRGRGTLAPATAQLAAWLLVGSVTAVCMQLVLGNAPEGWRVRAHHQLLNLGQHFALGATALIAVATWQRVGIKRRLAVVLASFVFWSLLGAWVLPEDLAVFASKLAERVPTALVMGALIGSVALGLALVPLTFGRGPRWLRLVLGVVFALSLGIGNNLILRGDYPGVHLVMAVAEALCFGLALSEGNDMPGRGVLIGVAATLPVALWSLVASPPNAVALDITRSSGSIVAPWLSRLRRPPLRNWTPSTDPWLRSRRAAADVAPSKPTALPKNGIVLVLTADCVRADVVSKPGNLARFPALSRLQREGITFTQARTTAPATTQAITSIFTSTFYSQLQWANLPGKGAEYYYPHLDKTPRLGELLSQAQVHTASVQGLPGISARTGLVRGIQTERILPPAGGRFAGSELQLPVILEVLEAQRAGPLFLYAHFDDPHAPYDRAGNEGSAFERYLREVGLVDTALGAILTKVDELGIADRTAVLFSADHGEAFGEHGAKLHATSLYDELLRVPLLVRLPGFSPRVIDEPVSLVDIEPSILDLFGLPTPGLAMGQSLVPLMRDGGPPLERPLAFESGRAIRAVLFRDRMKLIQNLRAGTVELFDLSVDPEELHNLADRSPRTTDERLRRTEQLFAAHRFEAPGYELPFAR, encoded by the coding sequence ATGCAGCGCGCATCGGACGAACTGTCATCACGCGGGCGAGGCACGCTCGCGCCCGCGACTGCGCAGCTCGCTGCGTGGCTCCTGGTTGGCAGTGTCACCGCCGTTTGTATGCAACTGGTCCTCGGCAACGCTCCCGAGGGTTGGCGCGTGCGAGCCCACCACCAACTACTGAACCTGGGGCAGCACTTCGCCCTCGGCGCCACGGCGCTGATCGCGGTCGCGACCTGGCAACGAGTGGGCATCAAGCGGCGCCTCGCCGTGGTGCTCGCCTCGTTTGTCTTCTGGTCCTTGCTCGGCGCCTGGGTCTTGCCGGAAGATCTGGCCGTTTTCGCCTCGAAGCTCGCCGAGCGGGTGCCAACCGCGCTGGTCATGGGCGCGCTCATCGGCAGTGTCGCGCTGGGTCTTGCACTCGTACCGCTGACCTTCGGCCGGGGCCCGCGCTGGTTGAGGCTCGTATTGGGTGTCGTGTTCGCCCTGAGCTTGGGCATCGGCAACAACCTGATCCTGCGCGGTGACTACCCGGGGGTTCATCTCGTGATGGCCGTGGCCGAGGCGCTGTGTTTCGGCCTGGCCCTCAGCGAGGGCAACGACATGCCAGGTCGCGGGGTCCTGATCGGCGTCGCAGCCACGCTGCCCGTCGCGCTCTGGTCCCTCGTCGCGAGCCCGCCGAATGCCGTCGCGCTCGACATCACCCGCTCCTCGGGCAGCATCGTCGCCCCGTGGTTGTCGCGCCTGCGACGCCCGCCGCTGCGCAACTGGACGCCCTCCACCGATCCGTGGCTCCGCTCACGCCGCGCTGCAGCCGACGTCGCGCCAAGCAAGCCGACCGCACTGCCGAAGAACGGCATCGTGCTGGTCTTGACCGCGGACTGTGTGCGCGCCGACGTGGTGTCGAAACCGGGGAATCTTGCGCGCTTCCCCGCCCTCAGCCGGCTTCAACGTGAAGGCATCACTTTCACGCAGGCTCGAACCACCGCCCCGGCCACCACGCAGGCCATCACGTCGATCTTCACCAGCACGTTCTACTCCCAGCTTCAGTGGGCGAACCTCCCGGGCAAGGGTGCCGAGTATTACTACCCGCACCTCGACAAGACTCCTCGACTCGGGGAGCTCTTGAGCCAGGCCCAGGTGCACACCGCAAGTGTGCAGGGGCTGCCCGGCATCAGTGCGCGCACGGGGCTCGTGCGTGGCATCCAGACCGAGCGCATCCTGCCGCCCGCGGGCGGACGCTTCGCCGGCTCGGAGCTGCAGCTTCCGGTCATCTTGGAGGTCCTCGAGGCACAGCGTGCGGGCCCGCTGTTCTTGTATGCCCACTTCGATGACCCACACGCGCCCTATGATCGCGCGGGCAACGAAGGCTCGGCCTTCGAGCGCTACCTGCGCGAGGTCGGGCTGGTGGACACGGCGCTCGGCGCGATCCTGACGAAGGTCGACGAGCTGGGCATCGCGGACCGCACCGCCGTCCTGTTCTCGGCCGATCACGGCGAGGCGTTCGGCGAACATGGCGCCAAGCTCCACGCCACCTCGCTCTACGACGAGCTCTTGCGAGTCCCGCTCTTGGTGCGGCTCCCGGGTTTCAGCCCGCGCGTCATCGACGAGCCCGTGTCGCTGGTCGATATCGAGCCGAGCATCCTCGACCTGTTCGGGCTGCCGACACCAGGCCTCGCCATGGGACAGAGCCTGGTTCCGTTGATGCGCGACGGCGGACCCCCGCTCGAACGCCCGCTCGCCTTCGAGTCGGGTCGGGCGATCCGCGCCGTCTTGTTCCGCGACCGGATGAAGCTGATTCAAAACCTGCGCGCCGGCACCGTCGAACTGTTCGACCTCTCGGTCGATCCGGAGGAGCTGCACAACCTGGCCGACCGGAGCCCAAGAACCACCGACGAGCGCCTGCGCCGCACGGAACAACTGTTCGCCGCCCACCGCTTCGAGGCCCCGGGCTACGAGCTGCCGTTCGCTCGCTGA
- a CDS encoding GtrA family protein, whose translation MTASNLFKAAWVVVRSAGVGLCATATDLIALAVLVSGFGLSPRIASVPALALGIAIQFVGNKWFAFADRSPNWVRQGAQFLGVESLGFVANLVLFDLALTHTHLPYLPLRLVTTNLVYFALCLPLWSLIFRPAPQESS comes from the coding sequence GTGACTGCTTCGAACCTGTTCAAGGCCGCGTGGGTGGTGGTGCGGAGCGCAGGCGTTGGCCTGTGCGCGACCGCGACGGATCTGATTGCGCTCGCGGTGCTCGTCAGCGGCTTCGGCCTGTCACCCCGCATCGCCAGTGTGCCCGCGCTCGCTTTGGGCATCGCGATCCAGTTCGTGGGCAACAAGTGGTTCGCATTCGCCGACCGCTCACCCAACTGGGTGCGTCAAGGCGCGCAGTTTCTGGGTGTCGAGTCCCTCGGCTTCGTCGCGAACCTCGTGCTCTTCGACCTCGCGCTGACCCACACCCATCTCCCTTACCTCCCGCTCCGACTCGTCACCACCAACCTCGTCTACTTCGCGCTGTGTCTTCCCTTGTGGTCGCTGATCTTCCGCCCCGCACCCCAGGAGTCGTCATGA
- a CDS encoding alkaline phosphatase family protein — protein sequence MADTAATPLRPRAAAWLALVAVVLLLVPVLLYLTRGAVYPSVKPQSPVLQPLTKRLVLVVIDGLRYDFATDPERAPNLARYMREESSAEVWAGRITMTSAAVLSLGTGTRGDFSQIVLNVHARRTTANDLFTNARAAGLRVGLIGDPVWRQAYGEFDQERLSPGDLALDIDDSAELLADAGRWVSSGQLPNLSVIHFFASDHQGHSFGVFSPTFRQFLLRLDAGLARFLASLPKDTTVAVLSDHGALSNGNHGVDSDLERRTPFFAYGPGIKPGQKLKLDQVDLASTFAALLGVASPAHGVGSPALGLLDLPVGDAGKLACGEVSRLALLSRAAGEPSLEAEHPELFATCKADAAEPERVSAARELSRVWDELLALRAANRGVSGLFEALAVLLVFGLLAPRLLGLSQRGATYRAGFALTGSAALCLALTTQVDRTLPPWNDSRAIVTWLSTLLFAAVALSPRTAERLYRSWPFFALALVPGFFIASFPTNTQVQSGVVLAVCLVGVVRASRAVFERDVSVGISVAAAAIGVGVALRLGAVREDPIGSWLSPRELAVGAALAVLWVLVAISLERATRAARELGLELAVGIPLVIAAFSSRSHLPATLGLGLLVALPLAGLASAARGRTLLARLCFLAGYGLVSRAVELPAVAALGLAAEGIGFLAGRSMRRTTGGPPLAWSIVLSTCAVFAMAFATRVGLQRGLDFGTLDFGAGTFDSIAVPPSRIMLALIAKYVIALSLVAGAFLRWLPFAVVRSSLQLLSAASVLRLATMAAILYAPPVSFWSRFRMLGELGSVVVMCLLALVAVLALGGRREALLGSAPSAEG from the coding sequence ATGGCCGACACCGCGGCAACGCCCTTGCGGCCCCGGGCGGCGGCCTGGCTGGCGCTCGTTGCCGTCGTGCTCTTGCTCGTGCCCGTGCTGCTCTACCTGACGCGGGGCGCGGTCTATCCGTCCGTGAAGCCGCAATCGCCGGTGCTCCAGCCGCTGACGAAGAGGCTGGTGCTGGTGGTGATCGACGGGCTTCGCTACGACTTCGCCACCGATCCGGAGCGGGCGCCGAACCTCGCGCGTTACATGCGCGAGGAGTCGAGCGCAGAGGTCTGGGCGGGGCGCATCACCATGACCAGCGCAGCGGTGCTCTCACTGGGCACCGGAACGCGCGGTGACTTCAGCCAGATTGTGCTCAACGTGCACGCCCGGCGCACGACCGCCAACGACCTCTTCACGAACGCGCGGGCGGCGGGACTGCGCGTCGGTTTGATTGGTGATCCAGTCTGGAGGCAGGCCTACGGTGAGTTCGATCAAGAGCGCCTGAGTCCGGGCGATCTGGCCCTCGACATCGACGACTCCGCGGAGCTACTGGCGGACGCCGGGCGCTGGGTCAGCTCGGGTCAGCTACCGAACCTGTCGGTGATTCACTTTTTCGCGAGTGATCATCAAGGCCACTCGTTCGGGGTGTTCTCCCCGACCTTTCGCCAATTCCTGCTGCGCCTCGACGCAGGGCTGGCTCGTTTTCTGGCTTCACTGCCCAAAGACACGACCGTCGCGGTGCTGAGTGATCACGGCGCATTGTCGAACGGCAACCACGGTGTGGACTCGGATCTCGAGCGTCGCACGCCGTTCTTCGCTTACGGGCCCGGCATCAAACCCGGACAAAAACTGAAGCTCGATCAGGTCGATCTGGCGTCCACGTTCGCCGCATTGCTCGGTGTGGCAAGCCCGGCGCATGGGGTTGGAAGCCCCGCCCTCGGGCTCCTCGATTTGCCTGTGGGTGACGCGGGTAAACTCGCGTGTGGGGAAGTCTCGCGGCTCGCCCTTTTGTCGCGGGCTGCGGGGGAGCCGTCGCTCGAGGCGGAGCACCCCGAATTGTTCGCCACCTGCAAGGCTGACGCCGCGGAGCCGGAGCGGGTCTCGGCCGCGCGGGAGCTGTCGCGCGTCTGGGACGAGCTGCTCGCGCTCCGCGCCGCCAATCGCGGCGTGTCGGGTCTGTTCGAGGCGCTGGCGGTGCTGCTGGTCTTTGGTCTGCTCGCGCCGCGTTTGTTGGGCCTCTCACAGAGAGGCGCCACATATCGAGCCGGGTTCGCGCTGACGGGCAGCGCCGCGCTCTGCCTGGCCCTCACGACCCAGGTCGATCGCACGTTGCCACCTTGGAACGACTCGCGCGCGATCGTGACCTGGCTCTCCACGCTGCTGTTCGCAGCGGTTGCGCTCTCACCCCGCACCGCCGAGCGTTTGTATCGAAGCTGGCCTTTCTTTGCGCTCGCGCTGGTGCCCGGGTTCTTCATCGCGTCGTTTCCGACCAACACCCAGGTTCAGTCCGGCGTCGTGCTCGCGGTGTGTTTGGTGGGAGTCGTTCGCGCTTCCCGCGCCGTCTTCGAGCGAGACGTGAGCGTGGGGATCTCGGTCGCCGCGGCGGCGATTGGCGTCGGTGTTGCGTTGCGGCTGGGAGCGGTGAGAGAAGATCCAATCGGCTCGTGGCTCTCGCCGCGGGAGCTCGCGGTGGGTGCAGCCCTGGCTGTGTTGTGGGTCCTCGTCGCGATTTCACTCGAGCGAGCCACGCGGGCCGCGCGAGAGCTCGGGCTCGAGCTCGCGGTTGGTATCCCGCTGGTCATCGCTGCGTTCTCATCGAGATCCCACCTGCCCGCGACGCTGGGGCTCGGCCTGCTCGTGGCTCTGCCGCTGGCTGGGCTCGCGTCTGCGGCGCGTGGTCGCACGTTGCTAGCGCGTCTGTGTTTTCTCGCGGGCTACGGGCTGGTGTCGCGGGCGGTCGAGCTGCCCGCGGTGGCGGCCCTCGGACTCGCGGCCGAGGGCATCGGATTTCTCGCCGGGCGCAGCATGCGCCGAACAACCGGCGGTCCGCCCCTCGCTTGGAGCATCGTACTCTCCACCTGCGCCGTGTTTGCCATGGCGTTTGCCACCCGCGTCGGTCTGCAGCGTGGCCTCGATTTCGGCACGCTCGACTTCGGAGCGGGCACCTTCGACAGCATCGCGGTGCCACCGTCTCGAATCATGCTGGCACTGATCGCAAAATACGTCATTGCCCTCAGCCTGGTCGCTGGCGCGTTCCTGCGCTGGCTGCCCTTTGCCGTCGTGAGATCGTCGCTGCAGCTGCTGTCGGCGGCCAGCGTGCTTCGACTCGCGACGATGGCTGCAATTCTGTACGCTCCGCCGGTGAGTTTCTGGTCGCGCTTCCGCATGCTGGGTGAGCTGGGATCGGTAGTGGTGATGTGCCTGCTCGCGCTCGTGGCGGTGCTTGCGCTCGGCGGGCGACGTGAGGCTCTTCTCGGCTCAGCTCCGAGCGCCGAGGGCTGA
- a CDS encoding EamA family transporter, whose protein sequence is MPWVDGLLALVCWGFWAFFPKLASKHLPDAYSGVLFQYVGSIVCLLGYGAARGSLAPSYHPKGALFAVLGGVAATAGMAFYYRAAERSAVSVVAATTALYPIVSIALAMMLLGERLSPRQWAGAALALVAVALLVPTA, encoded by the coding sequence ATGCCGTGGGTCGATGGACTGCTTGCGCTCGTGTGTTGGGGCTTCTGGGCGTTCTTTCCGAAGCTGGCGAGTAAACACTTGCCCGACGCCTACAGCGGCGTCCTGTTTCAGTACGTGGGTTCGATCGTGTGTCTGCTTGGTTACGGCGCCGCCCGTGGTTCGCTGGCTCCGAGTTATCACCCCAAGGGAGCACTCTTCGCCGTGCTCGGTGGCGTCGCCGCCACGGCCGGCATGGCGTTCTACTACCGCGCGGCCGAGCGCTCGGCGGTGAGTGTCGTGGCCGCCACGACGGCCCTCTACCCGATTGTCTCGATCGCGCTCGCGATGATGTTGCTCGGCGAACGTCTGTCGCCGCGCCAGTGGGCGGGCGCGGCGCTGGCGCTGGTTGCGGTGGCTTTGCTGGTGCCGACGGCCTGA
- a CDS encoding glycosyltransferase: protein MNTIAFAVTGLCTTWTLLGTLAVIKATRGQPLPEGARAENDDPLATHPSEGRAVVERAGRALDLPPVTILKPLCGKDAGLAENLASFFRQDHPNFELVFGVQRHDDPAIGVVNELAERYPEVSVKLVVHPGGTAINPKVDNLLGMLPHAAHDLVLISDSNVRAPAHYVSEMVETLLADPKNGLVTNLFAGTGEDSLGSALENVQLNGFCAAGSALPTLLGDALIVGKSMLFSQRVFEELGGFRRVADVLAEDYVMGKLFQHGGYRVRIAPTVLDNVTRGMTLRGFVQRQQRWAMLRSRLRPAAQIMEPLTSPLAVLPLAWWLMGPAAAITWTLALLALRDVGGWVALRGFRNAWLPALLSPLRELFMLFVWARAPLKRHVTWRGHKVRLGAGTLVFVPREARAR from the coding sequence ATGAACACCATCGCCTTTGCTGTGACCGGTCTGTGTACGACGTGGACGTTGCTCGGCACCCTCGCCGTGATCAAGGCGACGCGCGGTCAGCCACTGCCCGAAGGCGCGCGCGCCGAGAACGATGACCCGCTGGCCACGCACCCCTCCGAAGGGCGCGCGGTCGTCGAGCGCGCCGGACGCGCTCTCGACCTGCCGCCCGTCACGATCTTGAAACCGCTGTGCGGCAAGGACGCCGGCCTCGCGGAGAACCTCGCCAGCTTCTTCCGGCAAGATCACCCGAACTTCGAGCTGGTGTTCGGAGTACAGCGCCACGACGACCCGGCCATCGGCGTGGTCAACGAGCTCGCGGAGCGCTACCCGGAGGTGTCGGTGAAGTTGGTCGTGCACCCGGGCGGGACCGCCATCAATCCCAAGGTGGACAACCTGCTCGGCATGTTGCCGCACGCCGCCCACGACCTGGTGCTGATCAGCGACAGCAACGTGCGCGCGCCGGCGCACTACGTGTCCGAGATGGTCGAGACCTTGCTCGCCGACCCCAAGAACGGGCTGGTCACCAACCTGTTCGCCGGCACCGGCGAGGACAGCCTCGGCTCGGCGCTCGAGAACGTGCAGCTGAACGGTTTCTGCGCGGCGGGCTCCGCGCTGCCGACGTTGCTCGGGGACGCGCTGATCGTCGGCAAGAGCATGCTGTTCTCTCAGCGAGTGTTCGAAGAGCTCGGCGGGTTCCGCCGCGTCGCGGACGTGCTCGCCGAGGACTACGTCATGGGCAAACTGTTCCAACACGGTGGCTACCGCGTGCGCATCGCCCCGACGGTGCTCGACAACGTGACCCGGGGTATGACACTCCGAGGTTTCGTACAGCGCCAGCAGCGCTGGGCCATGTTGCGCTCGCGACTGCGACCGGCCGCCCAGATCATGGAGCCGCTGACCAGCCCGCTCGCGGTGCTGCCCTTGGCCTGGTGGTTGATGGGCCCAGCGGCGGCGATCACCTGGACCCTGGCGCTGCTCGCGCTGCGCGACGTCGGCGGCTGGGTCGCCCTGCGCGGTTTCCGCAACGCATGGCTCCCCGCGCTGCTCTCACCGCTGCGCGAGCTCTTCATGCTGTTCGTGTGGGCGCGCGCTCCGCTCAAGCGGCACGTGACGTGGCGCGGGCACAAGGTGCGATTGGGCGCGGGCACGCTGGTGTTCGTCCCCCGAGAGGCGCGCGCACGCTGA
- a CDS encoding alkaline phosphatase family protein, whose product MTSRLDRGRSILALGLSALLVGLVLFAVLRVVIPARTPPPFETAMAPAKRLTRHLLFVVVDGLRYDVATDPERMPGTARALREEAGGELMAGRVSMTTSAILTIGTGQRGSFEQVVRNVNPEPPPFDSWLISARQAGLTLMSVGDPAWVEMYGAAFSERRLDPEGVAIDVDFNPITFRDARELRAKNPDVLVVHFVTPDHQAHAYTVPSSRFTEHIRGFDRDLFQFLDELSPDWTVVVAGDHGAADSGTHGADVPIQRRTALFARGPGIARGFRASGAIDQADLAGTFAALLGLPTPKHSRGHVLVEMLDLSEAARAQLACADAARAQQFAAAAALGSSAERVSCVDGPTPITTARAEVRAVDRAFDNSGGLGSPAVPWLVLASWLLGVFIALSAVGRRPLEIAALALVAVLGVLLTWGVERLPGSTPTAARALLFFLGNTPALLALVVPGRVATLAARSPWLVLCVLPGFLIATYTTNAQPEAYVAVAVASVLIVFVGGLDSARGTLRAAARVLPPAHLVLLALCLFVLFFPGTRTSELFPAWFRHDPRLTLAAGIVVIGVSVFVLAVRSEHRRRLLLALGFGVLALSALVLRRFVPPLPGRLLLVGYAALAVVFVLRRERLPALLAALATYAWVSRDIELLTLGASLLLADGVGAALARHRALAGKVESALEPGQLALIACFVFGLTFVQRIGIQGAIDFGAMDWGVAGFGDPHVPAWIVGSALISKYALGLWLVLGAFASQLGAPLSGVVLEVAFLAFLGRTVVLASMFLVAGASFWTGLRVLGDLPFALLWLLAAGLARVLPSNSTKPAQSGLSSSS is encoded by the coding sequence ATGACCTCCCGTCTCGACCGCGGCCGATCGATTCTGGCCCTCGGGCTCAGCGCGCTCCTGGTGGGGCTGGTGCTGTTCGCCGTGCTCCGCGTGGTGATCCCGGCCCGCACGCCACCGCCCTTCGAGACCGCCATGGCGCCGGCGAAACGCCTGACCCGGCACCTGCTCTTCGTGGTCGTCGACGGTCTGCGCTACGACGTCGCCACCGATCCAGAGCGCATGCCCGGCACGGCACGCGCCCTGCGCGAAGAAGCGGGCGGCGAGCTGATGGCCGGGCGGGTGTCGATGACCACCAGCGCCATTCTGACGATTGGCACCGGTCAACGCGGCAGCTTCGAGCAGGTCGTGCGCAACGTGAACCCCGAGCCGCCGCCCTTCGACTCGTGGTTGATCTCCGCGCGGCAAGCGGGTCTCACGCTGATGAGTGTGGGGGATCCCGCCTGGGTCGAGATGTACGGCGCAGCCTTCAGCGAGCGGCGGCTCGACCCGGAGGGTGTTGCCATCGACGTCGACTTCAATCCGATCACCTTTCGAGATGCGCGGGAGCTTCGCGCGAAGAACCCCGACGTGCTCGTGGTCCACTTCGTGACACCCGATCACCAGGCGCACGCGTACACGGTTCCGAGCTCGCGCTTCACCGAGCACATTCGCGGTTTCGACCGCGACTTGTTCCAGTTTCTGGACGAGCTTTCGCCCGATTGGACGGTCGTCGTGGCGGGCGATCACGGCGCGGCAGACAGCGGTACCCACGGGGCGGACGTGCCGATCCAGCGCCGGACCGCGCTGTTCGCTCGCGGCCCGGGCATTGCGCGGGGTTTTCGTGCGAGTGGTGCCATCGACCAGGCGGATCTCGCCGGGACCTTCGCGGCGCTCCTGGGTCTGCCGACACCCAAACACTCCCGGGGGCACGTGCTGGTGGAAATGCTCGATCTGTCCGAGGCCGCGCGGGCGCAGCTTGCCTGCGCCGACGCGGCTCGCGCGCAGCAATTTGCTGCGGCAGCGGCCCTGGGTTCGTCCGCGGAACGGGTGAGTTGTGTGGATGGGCCGACCCCCATCACGACGGCCCGTGCCGAGGTCCGAGCCGTCGATCGCGCCTTCGACAACAGCGGCGGTCTCGGTTCTCCTGCCGTGCCTTGGCTCGTCCTGGCGAGCTGGCTGCTCGGCGTGTTCATCGCGCTCAGCGCGGTGGGTCGCAGGCCACTTGAAATCGCGGCGCTCGCTCTGGTGGCCGTGCTCGGCGTTCTCTTGACCTGGGGCGTCGAACGCCTACCGGGCTCGACCCCGACCGCCGCACGCGCCCTGCTCTTCTTCCTGGGCAACACTCCCGCGCTCCTGGCGCTCGTCGTCCCCGGTCGTGTGGCGACGCTCGCAGCTCGCTCGCCGTGGCTGGTGCTCTGTGTACTACCCGGATTTCTGATCGCGACTTACACGACCAACGCACAACCCGAAGCCTACGTGGCGGTGGCGGTGGCGAGTGTGCTCATCGTGTTCGTCGGTGGTCTCGACTCGGCGCGCGGCACACTCCGGGCTGCGGCGCGGGTTCTTCCCCCGGCGCACCTCGTCTTGCTCGCGCTCTGCCTGTTCGTGCTCTTTTTTCCCGGCACTCGCACGAGCGAGCTCTTCCCCGCCTGGTTTCGCCACGATCCCCGGCTGACGTTGGCGGCGGGCATCGTCGTGATCGGTGTGAGCGTGTTCGTGCTCGCCGTGCGCTCCGAGCATCGCCGCCGGCTGCTGTTGGCGCTCGGCTTCGGTGTGCTCGCGCTCAGCGCGCTCGTGCTGAGACGTTTTGTACCGCCGTTGCCCGGGAGACTCTTGCTGGTCGGTTACGCCGCGCTGGCAGTCGTGTTCGTGCTGCGACGGGAGCGCCTTCCGGCGCTGCTCGCGGCGCTCGCGACCTACGCTTGGGTATCACGCGACATCGAGCTTCTGACATTGGGGGCGTCGCTGCTCCTGGCGGACGGAGTGGGTGCGGCGTTGGCGCGCCATCGCGCCTTGGCAGGCAAGGTCGAGTCCGCGCTCGAACCCGGACAGCTGGCGCTGATCGCCTGCTTTGTCTTCGGCCTCACGTTCGTGCAGCGCATCGGCATCCAGGGAGCCATCGATTTCGGCGCCATGGACTGGGGAGTGGCAGGGTTCGGTGATCCCCACGTGCCCGCCTGGATCGTGGGCAGTGCGCTGATCTCGAAGTACGCGCTCGGCCTGTGGCTGGTGCTCGGCGCGTTTGCGTCCCAGCTTGGCGCGCCGCTCTCCGGGGTGGTGCTCGAGGTTGCGTTCCTGGCGTTCCTCGGGCGCACCGTGGTCCTCGCGAGCATGTTCCTGGTCGCGGGCGCGAGCTTCTGGACCGGGCTGCGAGTCCTCGGCGACCTTCCGTTCGCCCTGCTCTGGCTCCTGGCAGCGGGCCTCGCGCGTGTGCTGCCGAGCAACTCGACCAAACCCGCTCAGTCTGGGTTGTCCTCTTCGAGTTGA